The window caatagcatatgctaaaaGGAAAATAGAGCAtctggaagagaaaacagaggacctggaaaacagggcgaaggaataattgtgttctattaaaaatctgggcgaaaaagaagagggaaacatgccactgatccgctacctgcCAGACAAACTTCCAgagtggctccacctgtccaccAACAGACCCATAGAACTGgagagagctcaccgagcactgaggcccccaccagcagccagacaaccaccgcgcCCAATCACCATACATTTCCTGAGACtcaccgacaaggaacgagtcctacaggcggcgaaaaccaacaccattacagtgggaaacACCAAACTCACTTTACAccaggacctgtcagctggaatacgccgagagtttgacgaggtgaagaaatactccattgaccgaggcatcttaaggggattcaaatacccaaacgagctcaggattcttcaccaaggagccctgcgacacttcaaaacgcccgaagaggcaaaacgttttttgaaagacaatcctggtcaatgagaaatggaccaatgactaaatgcgattactgttattactaaggcgttcgacaggatggaatggagctttctgttctcagtcttagaaaagttcaatatgggcccaaactttattaaatggattaaatcaatatactctcatccaaatgccatggtgactactaacggactgaactctgaGAGATTCCCTTTGGGAGGGGAcacaagacaagggtgctcgctgtcccccctgctctacttgttgggggcggagcctctggcagagttgataaggagcaatccAAGTATTATGGGTGTTTCTGCAGGCGGCtcgctctacatatccaaccctgagaaatccctcccattttagacacaattgctcagtatggcaaGTTCAGGTTATAAGATCaattttaacaaatccactgtctgccctctcaatattacactcaccagctctatgaagacactatgtccattccaatggaagacacaggggtttcaataccttgggatcttcataacaccagatctgaatagcCTTTTCAAGGAAAATTGTCTTCCACTCCTGGATTGAATCAAGAACGAtctccaaacctggatctccctcccaattagcttagtaggaagaattaatgtcatccgtatgaacatcctccctagactgaactatttatttcagatgctcccatgctatctcccagtttcctttttcaaaacaactAACCtaagcatcaccaaatttatatggggcaataaaaatCCTAGGATCAAGttctccactctatcgaaacctgaatctaagggtggtcttgcccttccctcccttcaattgtactactggtctgcccaaatctgcaacatgctaacatggatcacaaacagacaagactCAACGTGGATtcagatagaagcccaatcctgtggttcattgccactaagctcaattatattcattaataactttagtgaagtggggAACATAGCCAAAACCTttgatttacagcaccctactagcgtggagggactaagaaatacctgggcattCCCTCCCAAATGTTgtcactcgcctatagtaggcaacccagacttgccaaaagccctgagggatgccaactttaatctttggcatactctaggaatcaggaccttttcagacctatttaAATCAGAAAACCATTACACCTTGAAATCATTTCAAGAGCgctgcagtgaattcaatgtgccaagatcccatttttttttttttttttttttttttttaaatatcttcaaattagtaatttcctcatttacttccaagaggaggtttagaactcagttgaatgaagttgaaacccttcttgtcacagcacaatccagTAAAGGCTTAATATCTTATCTATAGACTCATTTCTGAGAAAGGGGGCTCCTCCTTTACgcctttgaaaataatctgggaaaaggaccttggtctgactatcagtgatgaggtatgggcggaggtttgcgacagggtatactgctcctctactaatgtaaaaatgaaagaatctaATTACACATTTTTAAacaaattttattacactcccttgagactccatagaatgaaaacagacatttctcctaactgtaaaagatgtacctctgaaagtggaacctatatgcataTATTTTGTAGCTGTAGAGAGAgtgccagattttggcaatctatacatactgctgcacagaaaatactagatgtacagtttgatatgaccccgtgtatctatcttcttaatgcccagcaggacttttcttgatcctgacagagaaaatgtGTTTGACTATTACgtactttgctaagaaatgtattcttctattgtgggcctctaatacctctcctacatttaaaatgtggattgaacagattgttgactttctccctcttgaaaagctcactgatgacctccacaagagacagcccaggtttgatagactctggtctccactactcaactatatttcaaattggacagagtgaagGGGGGGGATTAGGGAAATGAGCAGATACATGTTGTGTAAGGTGCTCTAAAAACTAATTATTTGCTCGTTGTCTCAGCTAAGAAtcttgatagtgctgctgcaagttttatatatatttattttttaataattattctttgtgtgtatatattattattctttttttaattttaaagtctgtcacatctgtgaatgtggaatgtgttttgtTGGTTGATTGAAAAAGTTGTATTACATTTTCTGGTTTAAGTTGATTTTTGTTGTAGAAGTATGGAACAGCCAaccaataaaatacattttttaaaccatAAAGTTAAGAGGGATAATTCATGAAAAAAGTCAGTTGTGCAATATCATTTCTCAGAAACAAAACTTGGAATAATGCCAGCAATACAAACACAAAAATTACCCAAGTACATGGCCCAAAAACACTGCTTGGGTGTGCCTCTATAAATTGATCATTTACCCTTGCTTGTGCAATTGTGTTAAGACCACACGTCTCAGAGAAGCCATGAACGGACCCAAATTCTATATTCTGCTTCTTGCTGGTGTCTTGGTCAACGGGCAAGGTAGGCTGTTGTTTTAAGTTGTAGGCTGAATGAAGTGTTCATTTATTTGTGTAAGAGGTTGGTTATCAGGAAAACATTTATAATTGGCTTACAGCCCAAATACATGAATAGTGAGTAACCAAAATGTCTAGGAGGTGCAGACTACCATTACCATATGATTACGCTTTTTGCACTCAATTTACATAATtgtttttacaattttttttttaaacacttcctTTAGGCAATGATGCTGTATTACAGTATATGTATTCAGTTATTGTGCCCTTGCTTATGTGTTGCAGGGAAAATGGGAACGGGATGGGAAAACCAATTTGACCAGCCCTTACATTTTAACTGCCCTTCAAGACAATCCATCTCTTACATAAAAAGGTGAGAAAAGGCACTACATTTGCCTACTATCAATATTCTACCAAAGTGGAATACCTCATCGTTAGTGCTGTTCTACTTTTCATCACCAATTATGAACAAAATGATCTCATTATGCTGCATAGACCAGTAAGTGCcagtgttgtgttcgagaccacctaaagcgagaccgattcaagaccaagACTTGAGCAAATCAagtccgagtcaagaccaagaccggagagtgggcgagaccgagtcaagaccagaAAAATGCGAGTCCAATTTAAGAACATGGTTGTAATTGTGTCAAATCACCACCACaagagttcaaaatgtccagtatatctgtgttcatatttcagaacaacagATTCTTTAGACATATAGAAAAGTTTTAAAAATGCATGCTGAGAGAAATTAGAGCCGCTCTACAAATATTCCTAACTCAAACACATTGGGGAACAATGGCCTTCTAAGCCTTTAGAAAATAATGATTATATAACATgataattattattttcaatttttCTAATTTAATCTCTTACATTTTTGTTGGAAAGGAAAGGTTTAACACTAAAAGAGAAAAAAGACCCAATCTGGATTTTTCTTTGCTGGTCTCTGGGGAGATAAATCTAGCTAGCCAAGTCATCCATTCCTATGCCATCAGAAGCTAGATAAAAGGCATATGCCATTCAACTGTTTTATGGCAACATTTTGGAGTGAcagaatcaaccaatcacattttaaATTAGTGTGTGGGACAGTTTTTACAAAAATTTCTGCCTTCTTGAAGGCCAACAGGTCACTGTGCAATAGCGAGCAGTAGTTTTCACCATGGTCTAGCTTTTGTTGTCGGCTCGTTTGCAGCAGTTAcagcaggtgttatcaaagaggaggttgttgctaatttgttagcttctcccttttcaagaaAACGTTCAACAAGTTACGTTTCAAAATGATCATCTGGTGAGTGAAACTGTTTTTTATTGCAGCACGTTTGCTGTAGTTAGCCATCTCTTAGAAAATAACttgtgtgaaacattgttgcatttaaagtggaactgacagcattttagcaacatgaaatctgttcatatacacccccaggaagaatattacacacacacaaacttttacAAGCAACCACTTAGATAGTAAATTTCACGTTTTGATAAATTCTTAAATGTTTGAGAATGACGTGTACTAAGGCATCTGTGAAAATGATATAGCAATATTAAGTGGGAAAGAGGCCATACGTTTGGaaaatagacactgcagtaaataaaaccaaataaaaacatctgtcttgtccaggaccggagtcaacacagaccggtgcaccatagccaatcagagctacagtaggcctttatacaaacaagccatttgTCACACAGACCTTCCATCATTCAcactgaactggactgtgtttttacaggaagtagcaacagtgtgactttagatcattagaacgcattcaccaaatgccacaaaatacacctgaatggatttctgcaaatatgtaaataccacaGGAGTCCtgttacatttgggaactttacagtcctctTGATCAAAccaccatgaaaaggtaggctctctccccctcagttatgcacatcaacaactaatgctagccagcgCAAGAAGAGCTAAAATCTAACGAAGGAATATTAGATAaactctcaaactttttcagctagttggccgtcaaaattgcactgtTAAACGATGAGGAATTGTAGCCTCcacgtccttctgcagcttgcctgccaatgcatgcttgtcccaaccaagcacacacacatcagtagggattaagaagtgagtatacgcaATGCCCCATACAGCTTATACctgcactacaccactggccctttggGTTTTATAAAAAGTCCACCCTCCTAAATGAGTGCACTAGTATTACAATTGCTGTCCTTTTAGAATCacgaacctgtcacacactgaaggtctataggttcaccactgtactaacctgtcacacactgaagacctataggttcaccactgtactaacctgtcacacactgaaggcctataggttcaacACTGCGCAAATatgtctataatagatataaaGACTTAAGAGACTGTATTAAAATTTTTCAAGAAAGGCCTGGTGAAGTGGTTTTATGtggtgactgaatggaagctgatagAGTTTTTTACTCCGCTGGTTTTGGGAAGAATAGAATGAGTCCTCACTGTCCTAGACCGAGTACAAATGTATCCGACACCgagaccgagacactcaatatcTGGTCTCGAGTACTACTAGgtgcactgtactgcactgttgaTACTGGGCATATCAACAAATTAAACCTTCAATATATGTTTGTTTTCAAATCAATTCAACCATTAATAGAGCCATGACAATGCACATCTCTCATTTCAGTCAGCATGACAACGCCTATGAAGACCGTTTGTGGGGCTTTGCGTGCAAAGCCACGTTTGTCTCAGAGCCCGAGTGCAGCTGGTCTCCTTACGTAAATGACTTCGACCAGGAGTTCACCTTTGAATGCCCCAAAAACAATGTCCTCACCGGGATGAACAGCTACCATTCCAACCGCCATGAGGACAGAAGGTGAGAAGACCTCACCGTTTACCAGATCCTATGTTCAAATAGTAGTTGTTTAtttttttcaaatactttgagagGTTgatttagcctgcttggagtgccaTATGAGCAgcatttgcacttttgggactattccattgggtCCATCAAATGCAGcttaagtatttgaaagaaaacaaatatttgaatcCAGGTTTGACATAATCCTGACTGTGATCAGTGTGTTATACATGTATGATTTCCATCACAGGTGGAAGTTCTACTGCTGTCGAGTCAACAGCTACTGTAACCAGAAGTGTCAGTGGACCCCCTACGTCAACGACTTTGATGAGATCATGTCTTGGCAAGTCCCAAGCCTGAACTACCTAGTTGGGGCCGGAAGCTACCATTCCAATCCTCATGAGTGAGTACAATGTGTGTGTGATTTTGGTGGGGGGGGTTTCAACAACAAGAATATTTACCTCAAAATGTATTGTGGATTTTCAGAGATCGTCGCTGGAGATACCGGTACTGCACACGGACATCAAACTGCTGATATTACAGCTGATTATTCCATTCTTGAATAAAGATTGCCTATTGCCTTCTTTCTTGTGTTTCATTTAATTATTTTTCCCCATTGCATATTCATATCAAGCCACTGAGTCGGAGTAGAAGTAAAcaaaaatgttatttaaaaataaaaatctgcaCCTATTTCACTTTATGAAAATATAAGCTGTTAAACTTTTTTGGGAGGGTACTTAGCCTTCATTTAACTACTGGTTTAACAAAGAAACTTCCTTCACTGACAGTCACTTTTAAGTTGCTGTATAACTCCAAAATGTTCACACAGAGTTCAGTGCAATTCAATTAGAATGTTTGAACCTTTTTCCAAGTGTGAGAACACACACAACTagatggagaacacacacagaaaaccTACCTGAGCCTGGAACACAGAGATGGTCTCCAGCTCCTTCTCCTTCTGATATATCTCCTGCTTCATAACATCTATCTGCTGTTGCTTAGCAGCCAGGGCCTTCTCTGCTGCGTCCAGTCTGGTCTGCAGGTCTCCCACCTCCTTAGTGACAAGTGGCTGGAGGCCACACAGAGGGCAACGGTCATATTCATCACATTCACCACGCCATACCATTTTGACAAAGAACAAAACAGTGCAATGTGCCAAACTAGACTGATTTCTGTTTAACAGAGGATAAGTAGTGTGGTCACCTCTCTGTTCTTGCTCTCTTGCTTCAACTCATTGTAGTCCTCGAATAGCTTGGTGTAGGCATCCTTCAGCTGGGTCAGGTTAGTcctgaggaggggaggaggggcaaTTGACTCATGATGACTAAGGAGTATTTAGATATAGAAACTCATGGCACTGACCAGTGGAAACTGATCGGGGGGAGTGGGATGATTTCAAAAGAGGAGCAGGGAATTGATGTCCCAAGACCCCACCCAAGGGGCCCAATGCCCAACAGTGTCAGAGGGAGTAGGCATATGTCAGAGAGTGTGCGTGCATGCTTGACTGCcgtcccacctctcctctccagcctTCCTCTGCTCTAGCTGGCTCTGGGCCTTCATGCTGTCCACCTGCAGCTTCAGTCTGTCATTCTCACTCTGTACCTCCTGCTTCTCTACCAGCTGGGCTGTCAGAGTCACCACGTCGCGCTCCACATCCCtacatctacagagagagagaaggggatgggcgatagagaaagatagagggatagaggcaaAGCGAAAGGGTGGTATTGGGGGAAAGGGAAAGAGCAAAGGTTAGCATAGTTTGCACATTTTCATTGTCTATGTAGCcctctcctctccgtctctctcacctgtcctgcaGGTTCTTCTTCATGCCCTCTGCCTCGCCCAGTTTGCTCTGAGCCTGCTGTAGCTCATTAAACAGGGTCATCATCTGAGCCTTCAGATCCTCCACCTCTGACGCAGCCTGACACATAACAGACAACAGTCCAACAAACTGACAGTTCTGATGGAGAAGCTAAGGGTTAGGACATTGTAATGGGGAAATGTAAGATGAATAAAGTTAATATCCAGTTAAGAGTAATTAACAATACTAAGCATATTTATGTTCTCTTTCTGTAATACACATGATTTCCAGTGTTTTATTTGGGAAACTTtctggttgatggtcactagacttgatactgaatgttatggaTTGTTCATATCTGAGAGTGATTGACACCAGACTGGAGGTATGAGGAGGCTGATTGTTATTGTATTCTGGGACACTGATTCTGTAGCAGCTGATGTTGtgacttcctacaagcctctcggcgggtgtttacagaacattggtGCTGTGAGATTAGAATATAAGAGCCTGCTTCTCTGCTGGAGGTGTCTCCCTGTTGCAACTGTATTAAACCACATTGATTTACTTTATCTGTAACTTCtttaattccccattacatattgTACATTAATACATTTCAATCTCATTAACTTCCCTGTTCTTACAGGGTGAGAGACAAGCTCTTACCCAGCCTATCTGTGCATCTACCTTCTCCTTCCCAGAGTTCTGTTGGGGCTCCGCCTCTGGTTCAGTACCACATGCTGTGGTGGCTAGTGCTGGGGAAACCACCTCTGGCAGTAGTGAGGTCTGTGTGGAGCTCTCCGTGTTAGTTTCTTTCTCCTCCAGCTCTGTGATTCTGAAAGACATAGGAACATAAGTCTTCGGTTCCACCCAAACATAAGGCCAGGCAGAAATGCGGCCTACCTGGATTTGGTAGCCTGGAGCTCGATTTGTAGCCATTCCACCCTCTGGGTCTCCTTCCTCAGGGACTGGAGCAGCTGGCTGACAGTCAGCTCCTCAGACTCCTGCCTGGATACACTCATGTCATACCTGGGGTCCCTTTCATTATGATACAGGTCCTTTCCAGTatcctctctctacacacaccacacacacagtagtgcTAAAGTCAGGACACACACCCTTATAATATGGATGGATGGAGTGAGTGAGTTACTCACAGCAATCCTGATCTCTATGAAGGAGTCgtcctctgacccctgacctgtcTTGAGCTGGAGTTCAGAGTTCATGGCCACCAGGTCACTCTTCTCTGCCTGCAGACGCACCAGCTGGGTACGCAGCGCCTCCAGTTCTgcattctgattggctgtctcGGCCTGGAGGTGACACAGCACAGATAAGACAAAAGTCTGCCCAGCATTATACccatacacacactgtatatatatatatacatacagtggttagaacaaatatttgatacactgacgattttgcagaaTCTATAATTTAAGTAATTAatgtgcattttattgcatgacataagtatttgatacatcagaaaagcataacttaatatttggtacagaaaactttgtttgcaattacagagatcatacgtttcctgtagttcttgaccaggtttgcacacactgcagcagggattttggcccactcctccatacagaccttctccagatccttcaggtttcggggctgtcgcttggcaatacggactttcagctccctccaaagattttctattgggttcaggtctggagactggctaggccactccaggaccttgagatgcttcttacggagccactccttagttgccctggctgtgtgttttgggtcgttgtcatgctggaagacccagccacgacccatcttcaatgctcttactgagggaaggagattgttggccaagatctcgcaatacatggccccatccatcctcccctcaatacggtgcagtcgtcctgtcccctttgcagaaaagcatccccaaagaatg of the Salvelinus alpinus chromosome 37, SLU_Salpinus.1, whole genome shotgun sequence genome contains:
- the LOC139565942 gene encoding hemagglutinin/amebocyte aggregation factor-like — protein: MNGPKFYILLLAGVLVNGQGKMGTGWENQFDQPLHFNCPSRQSISYIKSQHDNAYEDRLWGFACKATFVSEPECSWSPYVNDFDQEFTFECPKNNVLTGMNSYHSNRHEDRRWKFYCCRVNSYCNQKCQWTPYVNDFDEIMSWQVPSLNYLVGAGSYHSNPHEDRRWRYRYCTRTSNC
- the LOC139565936 gene encoding optineurin-like isoform X2, with the protein product MASSSPMVNGDISRGPSSHPGHSPTTGTLEETLQQMNRLIQENRDLKEALKQTNMSMKERFEGLSVWRDKQREEKEFLEGRLDEARGRVEALSSHNQELSMKVEELEGEGKGQAETANQNAELEALRTQLVRLQAEKSDLVAMNSELQLKTGQGSEDDSFIEIRIAREDTGKDLYHNERDPRYDMSVSRQESEELTVSQLLQSLRKETQRVEWLQIELQATKSRITELEEKETNTESSTQTSLLPEVVSPALATTACGTEPEAEPQQNSGKEKAASEVEDLKAQMMTLFNELQQAQSKLGEAEGMKKNLQDRCRDVERDVVTLTAQLVEKQEVQSENDRLKLQVDSMKAQSQLEQRKAGEERTNLTQLKDAYTKLFEDYNELKQESKNREPLVTKEVGDLQTRLDAAEKALAAKQQQIDVMKQEIYQKEKELETISVFQAQAEVYSSDFYAERAAREKIHEEKERLFAQLEFVKKQNTQLQDEVDSLGRQYLSDMQRRHMPRGGNMQGARGGDARDWQQQGNIPEHVCPKCNEILPDLDSLQIHIMDCII
- the LOC139565936 gene encoding optineurin-like isoform X1, translated to MASSSPMVNGDISRGPSSHPGHSPTTGTLEETLQQMNRLIQENRDLKEALKQTNMSMKERFEGLSVWRDKQREEKEFLEGRLDEARGRVEALSSHNQELSMKVEELEGEGKGQAETANQNAELEALRTQLVRLQAEKSDLVAMNSELQLKTGQGSEDDSFIEIRIAREDTGKDLYHNERDPRYDMSVSRQESEELTVSQLLQSLRKETQRVEWLQIELQATKSRITELEEKETNTESSTQTSLLPEVVSPALATTACGTEPEAEPQQNSGKEKVDAQIGWAASEVEDLKAQMMTLFNELQQAQSKLGEAEGMKKNLQDRCRDVERDVVTLTAQLVEKQEVQSENDRLKLQVDSMKAQSQLEQRKAGEERTNLTQLKDAYTKLFEDYNELKQESKNREPLVTKEVGDLQTRLDAAEKALAAKQQQIDVMKQEIYQKEKELETISVFQAQAEVYSSDFYAERAAREKIHEEKERLFAQLEFVKKQNTQLQDEVDSLGRQYLSDMQRRHMPRGGNMQGARGGDARDWQQQGNIPEHVCPKCNEILPDLDSLQIHIMDCII
- the LOC139565936 gene encoding optineurin-like isoform X4; the encoded protein is MASSSPMVNGDISRGPSSHPGHSPTTGTLEETLQQMNRLIQENRDLKEALKQTNMSMKERFEGLSVWRDKQREEKEFLEGRLDEARGRVEALSSHNQELSMKVEELEGEGKGQAETANQNAELEALRTQLVRLQAEKSDLVAMNSELQLKTGQGSEDDSFIEIRIAREDTGKDLYHNERDPRYDMSVSRQESEELTVSQLLQSLRKETQRVEWLQIELQATKSRITELEEKETNTESSTQTSLLPEVVSPALATTACGTEPEAEPQQNSGKEKAASEVEDLKAQMMTLFNELQQAQSKLGEAEGMKKNLQDRCRDVERDVVTLTAQLVEKQEVQSENDRLKLQVDSMKAQSQLEQRKAGEERTNLTQLKDAYTKLFEDYNELKQESKNREPLVTKEVGDLQTRLDAAEKALAAKQQQIDVMKQEIYQKEKELETISVFQAQAEVYSSDFYAERAAREKIHEEKERLFAQLEFVKKQNTQLQDEVDSLGRW
- the LOC139565936 gene encoding optineurin-like isoform X3, coding for MASSSPMVNGDISRGPSSHPGHSPTTGTLEETLQQMNRLIQENRDLKEALKQTNMSMKERFEGLSVWRDKQREEKEFLEGRLDEARGRVEALSSHNQELSMKVEELEGEGKGQAETANQNAELEALRTQLVRLQAEKSDLVAMNSELQLKTGQGSEDDSFIEIRIAREDTGKDLYHNERDPRYDMSVSRQESEELTVSQLLQSLRKETQRVEWLQIELQATKSRITELEEKETNTESSTQTSLLPEVVSPALATTACGTEPEAEPQQNSGKEKVDAQIGWAASEVEDLKAQMMTLFNELQQAQSKLGEAEGMKKNLQDRCRDVERDVVTLTAQLVEKQEVQSENDRLKLQVDSMKAQSQLEQRKAGEERTNLTQLKDAYTKLFEDYNELKQESKNREPLVTKEVGDLQTRLDAAEKALAAKQQQIDVMKQEIYQKEKELETISVFQAQAEVYSSDFYAERAAREKIHEEKERLFAQLEFVKKQNTQLQDEVDSLGRW